A genomic window from Triticum urartu cultivar G1812 chromosome 7, Tu2.1, whole genome shotgun sequence includes:
- the LOC125521643 gene encoding uncharacterized protein LOC125521643 gives MLKLPVLTLEPQILILADESVEDSIVQLDSCAQENKVCIRSAEFYLYGQEELSFLDIMARAHERDEIVTGTVRRRPGSTTLPSLAPRRRQQHHGWTCCPSLLAAVRSNTTTLPPCGPRRRLQARTVQPPLGAGLGVC, from the exons ATGCTGAAGCTACCAGTGCTAACTTTGGAACCACAAATTTTGATTCTTGCAGATGAGTCGGTGGAGGACTCCATTGTACAATTAGATTCATG TGCGCAG GAAAACAAGGTGTGCATACGGTCTGCTGAGTTTTACCTGTACGGACAAGAGGAGTTGAGCTTCCTTGACATAATGGCCAGGGCTCATGAGAGAGACGAGATTGTGACCGGCACCGTTCGCCGCCGTCCGGGTAGCACGACCTTGCCGTCCCTCGCTCCTCGCCGCCGTCAGCAACACCACGGCTGGACCTGCTGCCCCTCGCTCCTCGCCGCCGTCCGCAGCAACACCACGACCCTGCCGCCATGTGGTCCTCGCCGCCGTCTGCAAGCCCGCACGGTCCAGCCGCCTCTTGGTGCCGGTCTTGGAGTTTGTTAA